Within the Penaeus chinensis breed Huanghai No. 1 chromosome 43, ASM1920278v2, whole genome shotgun sequence genome, the region tttaatctttaatttttaattatttaatatttaatcttCAGAGGACCAAATCAAATGTAATGTGTTACTCGTTACTGCGGTTAAGTAGTTCATCTATTACTACACACTTCTGAAAACAGTTATATTGTAATTACCAGCATCTGTTTTTTCagaattcatgtatttaatgcattcttttaatttcattgtaCTTCTGTAacgtattttgataatgattatatacaatAACCTTCTGCGCTCGCGCGCTTTGCCACCAGGAGATTTGAGTCCTTGCAACGCCATTCCGCAACAAACATCACTgagaaatgttttattttaagTGCTGTGTTGATTCCCGGTCATTTTTAATGCCATGCAGCGGATATACAGAACAAATAGACAGTATCtatcaaagcctgatatttgaactcatcaagtgccccaaatgcaGAGATAGGAATAAGTTCTAGGATAATTTCAATAAGTACTACGGCATTGCAAAGACATAATCATTATAAGAGGAGACTCTAGTGTTATGAGTTAACTTCGTACAGATGAATACTAAATACTTTTAAGGTAACACGTTTGTAATTCAGTGGATGATTCCATTTCTCTTTGTATATTAGCCTATGATTTGACAGTCTAGAAACCcagcatattaaaaaaaataaaaaataaaaaaaaataaaaaaataaaaaaaaataaaaataaataatgatggtcaATATTACTACCACGCATACAGTGGTTCTGAAAATCAGACTCTTTGATGTAATCATGTTGGCCATGTTCTATTCTACTCTGATCTGTGATGGATAGCCAACAGTTTTCCATCCAGTCAAGTAATTGCCactcttttcatatttttagtGTTCTGTCAAAGAACAACAAACCTGTAATTTTTTTATTCCGGTAAGTTAAAACTTAGATGGTTTCCTTATTTGACAATAAATTatcagggagacagagacagagacagagacagagacagagacagagacagagacagagacagagacagagacagagacagagacagagacagagacagagacagagacagagacagagacagagagacgaactAAACTTAAGGAAAACAGTGTAGAGaaagaattcccccccccccccccaaaaaaaaaagggttccaAATTCTTATTTCTAAACTCACACTTCAATCAAAGGCCCCATTCTTGTTGCAGGCATGTCAGACAATGAGACGGAGAAGTTCGAGGTGACAGACTACGATTTGGAGAATGAGTTCAACACACACCGCCCGGGAAGAAGGATAACAAAAGAACAGCAGATCTACGGCATATGGGCCAGTACCAGCGATGGTGAAGAGGTAAGGGTTTAGGGGAAAATCATTAGTCCTTAATAATAATAGATCAGTGAATTAATTGATACAGGAATGAATAgtttggaaataaaaagagaccaaatatatatatatatataatataatataatataatatatatacaaatatatataataaaatataatttaataatattatataatataatataatataatataatataatataatatacatacatacatacatacatacatacatacatacatacatacatacatacatacatacatacatacatacatacatacatacatacatacatacatacatatatctatacatacatacatacatacatatatctatatatatgtaataataatgataataataataataataataataataataataataataataatatataatatatatacatatatataatataatatatatacatgtatacatgtatatataatatgtatacatgtatgtatatgtatacatatatatgtatacatatatatacacatatatacacatatatatacacatatacacacatatacacacatatacacacacacacacacacacacacacacacacacacacacacacacacacacacacacacacacacacacacacacacacatatatgtatacatatatttatatatacatatatatacacatacacatacatacacatatatatgtctatgtatatagtatgcgtgtgtgcatttaaatataaatatatgtgtgtgggtgtttgtatgtgtatgtatatgtatcatcataATTGGAATAATGCGAcacatagccacatccaccctttgtctcaatgagggtccctcatggcgagctgccaggcaagggctcagcccatctctagctcttcacgacaggtttgatcaatttGCTCAAGCAATGACTTCCtaggtcatcccacaggcctcctccactcagGATTGTCTCAAACAGAGACAGCCAGGTGtgcagggtcatcctgtgggaaatgAGCCAGGTGCCTGTATAGTTGACAATCACAGATTGTGCATTTAATtagtcctgtaccagtctcatggtgtaaccattggttggacacatggacACCTGTACCCAATGATTCAGCACAAGGGTCTGTTCAAAAGGCATCAAAATTATATTCCAAGGtacaagatagtgtccaggtttcactattatatagtaaaactggcagtatcagggccttgaaggcaggtagcttggttcttctgcacaggtaccagcttCTCCAAATACTCATGTTGAGAcagttcatgacccctgctgccagtgCAGTCTAtgtactgacttcctggtctgacagcccagagtcatgaactgaaCTGTGACCTCAAGCACATACTGATTGAGCAGGTTCTCCTAGCAGGCCTCTTTACCACAAGCACATACTGTTTGAACAGGGTCTTCTTGCAGGCCCCTAAAGtcatggatcttggtcttggtccaggagacctcaagacccaggggcttcactttaTTGCTAATGCATCTAGGGCCACTACTAGGGTTTCCaaagactcagatagaatagcaacattgtcAGCAATGTCAAAGTCAGTAACCTTAATATTGCCTAgacttgctccacagtgactttggacagtagctctgccTTGTATCCAGTTCAAgtacaagtgttgaaaagtgttggtgcaagaacacagccttcccTCACTCTTGAACTAAAAGAAGCTTGAcatgcccccaccacactttacagcactttcagtaccagtatacaggcttgtaattaatccaataatccttgttggaattacTCTTAGTCATAGAACCTCCCAGAAAGATTTGTGATGCACTGTATTGCAGCCCATACCCAAACTCATGGTGGCGTCCTACTGtgactcaaagcgccaggatACAGTTTACTGTAGACTTTCCAAGAAGGAATCCAGATTGTTCATGATCCCCTGTCAGACAAACTGCACAACAaccatctgtggcttccagtgtctcctgcgagatgaattTCTGTCTTGcccttgggcattcaccaattgattcttgagctgcattgaATGTTTCAAGCTTGAAGATATCCCACAGCAGTacagtgctaatgaggatgtggtcgatctctttgGCCACTACCTACtgtgctgtaccaagtccagtgaTATGGGCCAGAACACTGGTACCAAGAGGCAGAAATCCTCAATATACGGGACCTTTCAAAGTTCTGGAAAAGgaagccacccattaaccccagggggcaaggGGTAGGAATTAGCATGAAGCTAAGGTGTGTCCTCACACCAGGGGGCCATGACTCTGTagctttagggcctcctgctgttgCAAGAGCCTCCATAGTTTAGCCTAGGACCACaaagtacctagtttccatgggtggccacgaggagacattgcagaagtcttgatgatggagaggctatgagctggcaggggagacttacacacagctgctccctttttggcaaacgtatatgtacgtgtgtgtgtgtgtgtgtgtgtgtgtgtgtgtgtgtgtgtgtgtgtgtgtgtgtgtgtgtgtgtgtgtgtgtgtgtgtgtatgtgtgtgtgtgtgtgtgtgcgtgcgtgcgtgtatgtgtgcgtgcatgtgtgtgtttgtacatactttAATCATCCCTGTTGAACCCATACTTGCAGGGTGATGACAAAGACGCCCCACCCCCGGCAGATGTGCCCCGGTCGCGTGTGCTTCGGGGCGGCCTCAACTTTGTGCCCGGTGGTATCCAACAGGCGggcaagaaaaatgagaaggataaggacaagaaggacgaggaggaggaagatgaggagtcaGAGTCCGAGCTGATGCCGAGGCCCATGTTTGGGGCCAGCGCCGACTCTAGGTGGGTggagtttttatttctttctttttcattttctgttttttttttctttctttcttttgctttttctttctctctcttcttttttttcttttcttccctctgcttttcttttcttttcactcatttttctcttttattttattttattttattttcccttcctttcctttcctttcctttctcttctcttctcttctcttctcttctcttctcttctcttctcttctcttctcttctcttctcttctcttctcttctcttctcttctcttctcttctcttctcttctcttctcttctcttctcttctcttctcttctcctctctactctactctactctactctactctactctactctactctactctactctactcttctttttttcttttcttttcttttcttttcttttcttttcttgtcttgtcttgtcttgtcttgtcttgtcttgtcttgtcttgtcttgtcttgtcttgtcttgtcttgtcttgtcttgtcttgtcttgtcttgtcttgtcttgtcttgtcttgtcttgtcttgtcttgtcttgtcttgtcttgtcttgtcttgtcttgtcttgtcttgtcttgtcttgtcttgtcttctcttctcttctctcactccctccctcccttcctctccctccctctccctctctctccctctccatcctcctcttcctctccttccccccctctccctctcccttccccccccccctctttctgttcctctccctccccctattattgttgttgttgatattgttattctcactattattattgttgttttgttttcaattttatgttcattattacaaTTTGGACATGTACTTACTTGTACTGAAGATTCCTTATTGTTACGGTGGCATTTAATTCCTTTTCAGTGATGAGGAACCCCCCCTGAAGAAAGACCTCCCCACATCCTTTGCAAGTAAGAAAGCATCTGCATACTCGTCCTttaccacctcctcatcctccaagAGAAATGACATTGCGGGAATGCGTCGAGGAGGACCAGGCGGAGCGGGAAATGCCAGCCTCTTGGGTAGCGGTCTGGGCGACTGGGAAAAGTACACAACAGGCATTGGTAGCAAATTGCTCAAGAAGATGGGTTTTGAGGAAGGGAAAGGCTTGGGTAAGAATCTGCAGGGTATTGCCACCCCTGTGGAAGCCAACAAACGTAAGGGCAAGGGAGCTATTGGTTTCTATGGGTCGGAGAGGAATGAGAGGTCCCTCAAAGACTTCCCAGTACACGATtcagatgaggaagagaaggagaagttcaAGGAACAGCTGCAGCAGTGGAAGAAGACAGGgaacaaaaagaagataaagtaCGTGTACAAGAGTGCTGAGGAGGTGATCCAGGAGGGAAAGACCAAGAAGCTGAAGCCGACGGATGACAGCCACATCACCAAGACCAAGGTTATTGATATGACGGGACCAGAGACCCGTGTATTAAGCAGCTACCATGCCATTGCAGGCCAGAAGAGTATTGTAGATGAGTatgaggaggacaagaagaaaagataTGAGCATTTTGACTTACCAGAACTGCTGCATAATCTTCAGATTTTGTTGGAGAAATGTGAGGATGACATTGTTAGGAATGCCAgaacgcaggagagagagaatgacagaattGTCCACTTAAACCATGAAAGGGAAAGGTACGAGACTCtactagaaagagagaagaaggaactgGAGAGCCTTGACCAAGCCCTCACTCTTGTTGAGCGACTGGAAACTCGTCACAAAGAACAGACCCTCAGCCTGAGCGAGGCAGCATCCATCTTCACTGAGCTGAAGCGGGACTATCCCAAGATATACAACACATACGAGGTCCCCTACTTAGCACCCACATACATAACGCCTCTTCTGAAAGAGCTGCTCAGGACATGGAATCCACTGGCTCAGCCTGCAGCACACAAGGACATTTTTGCAACCTGGCAGAAGCTGGTGGACCTGGGAGGGggccaacagcaacagcagcctgGGACAGACATGCCCATGGACCCTTACCACCATCTTGTATGGGAGACATGGGCTGCAGCTGTGCGGTCCACTGTGATGGGGCCCTGGGAGCCTCGGGACTGTGGCCCACTCCTGGCTGTGCTGGAAGTTTGGAATGTGCCACTTGTACCTGTGTGGATTCAGGGGCACTTGCTTCAGCACGTTATCTTGCCACGCATCACCCGGGCAGTGCATAACTGGAATCCCAGGCAGGATACTGTTCCTATACACACATGGCTTCATCCCTGGCTGCCCTTACTAGTGGATCACCTTCAGTCTGTGTACCCAGTCATCAGGCAGAAACTTTCAGCTGCCCTCGTTCACTGGCATCCATCTGACCGGTCTGCTAAGATGGTGCTGCAGCCATGGAAAAGAGTTTTCACAGACATTTCAATGACTAATTTGATCCAGTCTAATATCCAGCCCAAACTAGAAGCAGCACTGATGGAAATGACCATCACCCCCCACAGTCAAAATCTGGATCCCTGGCACTGGTTCCTTGATTGGGATGACCTCCTCACTGCCCAAATTTCCATAGACATTCTGGAGCGGTGCTTCTTCCCTCGCTGGTACCAGGCTCTTGGCACATGGCTCTCAGCCAACCCTTCACATACTGATGTGCTTGCGTGGTATAAAGGCTGGAGAGACCTCATGCCCAAGAGTGTGGCTAACCACCTACAGGTCCGCCAAAAGTTCCAGCAAGCCCTGGAGGTTTGCAGTCGTGCGCTGAGCTACCAGCCAGGTGCCACAGATCAATTCAACCTCCTCTTGGCTGGCCTTGACAAACTGAGtgagcctcctcctccccctcctccaggtTCTCCCCCCATCCAGTGCTCCAAGGATTGGGCAGACATCATCAACAGCGCACGCAGAGAGACACTCAGCATGCGAGAGGTGGtggagagaaggtgccaagagAGAGGCATTGTATTTGTACCATTGCCAGAGCGCAAGCATGAAGGCAGACCTGTGTATAGGTGTGGCAAACTTAATATATCATTCAACAAAAATgtcatatatgttcatacagaGAGAGGATGGATGCCCAAAAGCCTCACAACATTACTGGATGATGCTTAGTCATATTTATTGTAGGTATGTTGTCAGTACCCTACTTTGTAGTATACATGTTGTTCCAGATTGTAAGTTGAATTGTATCTTTTATCCAAGTTAACAAGTaattaaatgtattaaaaaaataatctctttttttctaaatttcccTTTACAagtatagtttttatatatagttttgtttttattgttctgaaagaaaaaaaaaaacaaaaaaacatatatataccatactaGAAACAATCATTACAGTATATCATAATTAACCTCTTATTTACCCAGATGCACCTGCCAAGTCTCtgatacaccccccctcccccctcactcactcactcacacacacacacacacacacacacacacacacacgcacacacacacacacacacacacacacacacacacacacacacacacacacacacacacacacacacacacacacacacacacacacacacacacacacacacacacacactaagatatGAATTTCAGGAAGATTCCCTGAACTGTGCACTTGGAAGTCACACCTATATGAAGGCCCCTGGCAAAGATTCATTTTTGAATGAACTGCCGGTGTCAGAATGACTGGTAAAATTGTTGGTTATGCTGAAACAACTAATAATAAGGTTCGGAGCAGATAAGTGTCTGAGTTACATTCAGCTGTCAGATACTGATGAAGGCAAATTAAAGCTGTTCTTTATACAGCAAGAAAAGTCCCAACTTCTAGGATTTTTTTCAGTGCTTGGGAAAGACATTCAGGGTTTTGAGAATACGTGCTATTTTATGGAATCATTTAAGCCCCACCTTTCCAAACCTGAAACCAGACCTGAAATTTGTTTCTAGAAGCCTACCATGAACTATTGTGCTTATTCCTTCACCAGAAAGGCCTGGCCCTGCTTGTATTTTACAATGAAATTGTGTTCAATACATTTCTGTATCATTCTGGATCCAAAGATCAAAGAAACAAATTATGAACagagatttttaaatttttaaacagAATAACAGGAAATTATTGAAAACTTTTCCTCTCAAACGCATTGGTGTCTCAATTCATTTCTAGGGTTTTGTATATAGtcaatatagtgtgtgtatgtgtgtaaaagtaGAACATTTAATATGGCTTAATAGCAATGAACACTAATGAATTTTATGATCTTGTAAAGTGAATTAAGTTAAATAAAGATACTCATATAAAgccaaggaaaaaacaaaaattatgaaacATAAAAATGGCATTGTCAGGGTAAGAACTCATTTCTCAGTATATCATAATTAACCTCTTATTTACCCAGATGCACCTGCCAAGAACTCATTTCTATTGCGAAAATGAAAATCAATTAAATTTTAGTACAGAAGAAATgttctgtctttatttccataAAAAGGAGCATATTTATTATGGTATCAACtgaaaaatacagagagatagagagaggtgtgggtggatgtgtgtgtgtgtgagagagagagagagagagagagagagagagagagagagagagagagagagagagagagagagagagagagagagagagagagagagagagagagagagagagagagagagagagagagagagagagagagagagagagagagagagagagagagagagagagagagagagagagagagagagagagagagagagagagagagagagaaactgttagCTTATTATTAATCCTTTAGCATACTGTGTGAAATAAGGCGGCAGAGGTAGTAAAGCTAGTAGAATATGCTGTCAActattaaacaaaaacaacaaggtaTTTATGACATTGTATGCTACTATTGGTTATGAAAATTGGTATTACCATATAGTAACCATGTGCTTTCATTATAAAGGTTGTGGCAGGGGTTGAGAACCCATGAAAACAATTGTAATGTTTGTATGTACTGATTGTTTTATCAGCACCTGTGTGGTGTTTAGATTCAGGTTAGGGTTTGCCTAATAATCAATTTTATTTAGAAAGGAGTCAGCATTATATTGATCATAGctgacatttatttatttataagttttttttttagtttttttttaagatgttatGGATGAGGAAATCTTACAGTCCTTGCTCAGCCGTACTAATTCACTGCTATGTGGAAGAAAagactttattattattctacaaaCTTACAAGGATGTTCAAGGACTTCATGATTGACTTTGCCCTTACACAATAATCTTTTTTTATCAGTCACTAATACAAGGATCTCATTTATTTTAACTTTCCCTCATTCAAGGATCCAACCacttgtcttttccctttttagaATTTCATTAATTACCTTTCCCTCACTAAAGAatctcattatttacttttcccataattcaaatacatacatgccatgcccactgcgagtttaatttattgtttttacgCTTAGATGGCTCCGCAaatactaaatcaccaatgagccaattacgagcactacctgcctcacctgtttacccttttccttaatatacataaatatttctgaTATCTAATATTtctgttagtaatgtcaataatactaataattacagtgtctataataaaaataactgaatCGAAACTGATagtattagcaaaaaaaaaaaaataagtgcttTTCCTGCACTCAAGGAAGGGTGAAATCACACAAAGTCACAAGCTCTGTTGATTCATCTACGTCCAGAGACATCTCACAAAACGATACTTTAGTGAACACATTATTTCCTCGGAGGCGTTGGGTTACGGATCTTATTATTCAGCATGTCATCACTCCTGGGTAACAATGACAGAAaactataaaattataattacagtttgttcatctatctgtatttttttttggagggaggggatctatttttttctatttatagctgacacttgtattttttattatattttaaactaCTGTGGTACTCAAGGCCTTATTGTTAACAACAATTCACTAGTAATAGAATTTTGCTTTAAAGccagtttgcttttttttttttttttttttttttttttgaatattggGAAAACTGACAACTCTCCACTTTTTTTAAAACACagccattttctattttcttgtgaTTTTATGAGGAATTCAATGGGTTTTTAATATGTCAAATCTATCTTTCAAATGTAATACATCCttctcttaataaaaaaaaaataaaaaaataaacattcttaatacattaggaaaaaaagaaagaaaaaataaacttaataTGGATATAAAGTCAAGTAGAAATGAGAATCagtttatttataaattatttaattCATTTACAATAATTTACAACCATACACACTGTTAATGAGATTGGTTTCTGAGCATTTTACacaattatttctattttttatctttttatacattcttacacaagatatttttttttttttttttttatatatatataattccttttcATAGAAAGGTACTGACAACTTGGGATTCCGTTTGGTCTAACATCAGGtgggtttatttatttaaaaacacATCCCACAAAATATGCAAATTAGTAGTGAAGAAATACCTGAAGACTCTCCAAATTACCTGAAAACATCGAcacgtctctctcgctcgctcgccttcCCTCGGTCGTCGGCAGCTGAGACGCGAAACATACGTACAGACTGTGTGCACAAAACGCTTCCGAAAACCGAGGgacacttacttttttttttgtttttgttttatgtcccccccccctcccctttacagtACAAGGGtaagggtgtggagggaggggtaaCCCAGTACTGCTTGTGGGTGGTATCTATTCACtcaattattcttttctttgaataatccttttttttttttctttttttttttaagaacatttttttacgtttttttttgtattttttttagcattttttttatatatatattttttaaatcaatgATTGTAATAGATACATGTCAAATTTACTCAACAACATGAATTGTACATTAcaagcataataattattataagatcACTGATTTCTACTGATGCagtctataattattatcaaaaaacCTTCATATAGACTActaaaaaattatttttgttgtccttttttcttccctggCCTCCATTACCAcaacataaaagtaaaaacataaaaataaaaaaatgaaggaaaaaaaaaataaaataaa harbors:
- the LOC125048403 gene encoding tuftelin-interacting protein 11-like, producing the protein MSDNETEKFEVTDYDLENEFNTHRPGRRITKEQQIYGIWASTSDGEEGDDKDAPPPADVPRSRVLRGGLNFVPGGIQQAGKKNEKDKDKKDEEEEDEESESELMPRPMFGASADSSDEEPPLKKDLPTSFASKKASAYSSFTTSSSSKRNDIAGMRRGGPGGAGNASLLGSGLGDWEKYTTGIGSKLLKKMGFEEGKGLGKNLQGIATPVEANKRKGKGAIGFYGSERNERSLKDFPVHDSDEEEKEKFKEQLQQWKKTGNKKKIKYVYKSAEEVIQEGKTKKLKPTDDSHITKTKVIDMTGPETRVLSSYHAIAGQKSIVDEYEEDKKKRYEHFDLPELLHNLQILLEKCEDDIVRNARTQERENDRIVHLNHERERYETLLEREKKELESLDQALTLVERLETRHKEQTLSLSEAASIFTELKRDYPKIYNTYEVPYLAPTYITPLLKELLRTWNPLAQPAAHKDIFATWQKLVDLGGGQQQQQPGTDMPMDPYHHLVWETWAAAVRSTVMGPWEPRDCGPLLAVLEVWNVPLVPVWIQGHLLQHVILPRITRAVHNWNPRQDTVPIHTWLHPWLPLLVDHLQSVYPVIRQKLSAALVHWHPSDRSAKMVLQPWKRVFTDISMTNLIQSNIQPKLEAALMEMTITPHSQNLDPWHWFLDWDDLLTAQISIDILERCFFPRWYQALGTWLSANPSHTDVLAWYKGWRDLMPKSVANHLQVRQKFQQALEVCSRALSYQPGATDQFNLLLAGLDKLSEPPPPPPPGSPPIQCSKDWADIINSARRETLSMREVVERRCQERGIVFVPLPERKHEGRPVYRCGKLNISFNKNVIYVHTERGWMPKSLTTLLDDA